From Eubacterium sp. 1001713B170207_170306_E7, the proteins below share one genomic window:
- a CDS encoding TetR/AcrR family transcriptional regulator — translation MAQYKNGIETKKRILQTAKELFYEHGYRQTTIAMIAEKAEIPVGLVNYYYKKEALVGNIYHEFILAINEMVEAQLSEQLENHLQKHILFNHIFYIKIFEDSASKSLYELLLTKDLVLKETHQYVRESMMAVISEFNLHIQKEVFQKLMIAEYGARKYLLKDCFETLDPSKSKNFINFLATITVRLAGVDTNIIEKNLKKADRLLKLLDTSDISFLVNQDC, via the coding sequence ATGGCACAATATAAAAATGGCATTGAAACAAAAAAAAGAATTTTACAAACTGCAAAGGAGCTTTTTTATGAGCATGGTTACCGCCAGACAACCATTGCAATGATCGCTGAAAAGGCGGAAATACCCGTCGGGCTGGTCAATTATTATTACAAAAAAGAAGCTCTGGTTGGCAATATCTATCACGAATTTATCCTTGCGATCAATGAAATGGTTGAGGCGCAGCTCTCTGAGCAGCTGGAAAACCATCTTCAAAAGCATATTTTGTTCAATCATATTTTTTATATCAAAATTTTTGAAGACTCAGCCAGCAAAAGCCTCTACGAGCTCCTTCTGACCAAGGATCTGGTCTTAAAAGAGACTCATCAGTATGTGCGGGAGTCCATGATGGCCGTTATTTCAGAATTTAACCTGCACATCCAGAAGGAAGTTTTTCAGAAGCTGATGATTGCTGAATACGGCGCGAGAAAATACCTTTTAAAAGACTGCTTTGAAACGCTGGACCCTTCAAAATCAAAGAATTTTATCAACTTTCTGGCAACCATCACGGTGCGGTTGGCCGGTGTTGACACAAATATTATTGAAAAGAATTTAAAAAAAGCGGACAGACTTCTCAAACTTCTCGATACATCTGACATCAGCTTTTTAGTTAACCAAGACTGCTAA
- a CDS encoding NUDIX hydrolase, producing the protein MSDILFKTDDYVFSYRVAGICIQNGKVLLQRPTNDSGFSFPGGHVAFGETNKETLMREFKEEIGADISVSELKWVGEIFFSWGGKLCHQICLYYTVVIEDGDTPKKGIFMAQEQLEGRNFEIEFHWVPIDKLSDIEIYPTNAKQLLENLDDSVQHFVYRE; encoded by the coding sequence ATGTCTGATATATTGTTTAAGACCGACGATTATGTGTTTTCGTATCGAGTAGCTGGCATCTGTATACAAAATGGCAAGGTTCTTCTTCAAAGGCCCACAAACGACAGTGGATTCTCTTTTCCTGGAGGACATGTTGCGTTTGGGGAAACAAATAAAGAAACGCTAATGCGTGAATTCAAAGAGGAAATTGGCGCTGATATTTCAGTTAGTGAATTAAAATGGGTTGGCGAAATTTTCTTTTCATGGGGAGGAAAGCTTTGTCATCAGATTTGCTTATATTATACAGTTGTAATTGAAGATGGAGATACACCAAAAAAAGGCATATTTATGGCACAAGAACAGCTTGAGGGCCGAAATTTTGAGATTGAATTTCACTGGGTTCCGATTGATAAATTAAGTGATATTGAAATATATCCTACAAATGCAAAACAACTCTTGGAAAATCTCGATGACAGTGTTCAACATTTTGTTTATCGAGAATAA
- a CDS encoding uroporphyrinogen decarboxylase family protein, with product MSDANVMKLYEEREQRYIQAVKLEQPDRVPHETRFGEYWAIVYAGYPIKGSTVNPQIMGEAMEKLAQDFATDTAPFLFSRNPLFYKSLQSQSFSEGKTGIMQHPEVCCMKAEEYDALIADPFKCIVDKILPRVYKALDPDNGGGGLSLVRAMNIQNDMNTPILMEAARVSQKYGLPLTGGGLVEAPMDYIADMIRGFSAMTMDIRRQPEKVAAAAEAVMPLMDRLAAQLPAVPGKLISMPLHMPVFMREKDFAKLWWPSFKTLVERMAVRGQYMRIYFEGDWTRYYDYLQDLPKGRILGVFEYMDHQLAKDKLGKVMCITGGYDVSLLQYGTRQAVIDEAKKQMDILAPGGGYIFTVSKGITYPNDGTPENVKALYDFVEDYGKY from the coding sequence ATGAGTGATGCGAACGTAATGAAGTTGTATGAGGAAAGAGAACAGCGTTATATCCAGGCTGTGAAGCTCGAGCAGCCAGACAGAGTACCTCATGAGACGCGGTTTGGAGAGTATTGGGCCATTGTTTACGCGGGTTATCCGATTAAGGGATCTACGGTTAATCCTCAGATCATGGGGGAGGCCATGGAAAAGCTGGCCCAGGATTTTGCCACAGATACGGCACCGTTTTTGTTTTCAAGAAATCCTTTATTTTACAAATCTTTACAATCACAGAGCTTCAGTGAGGGGAAAACAGGCATTATGCAGCATCCGGAGGTCTGCTGCATGAAAGCAGAGGAATATGATGCGCTGATCGCAGATCCTTTTAAATGTATTGTCGACAAGATTCTGCCAAGAGTTTACAAAGCTTTAGATCCGGATAACGGCGGCGGTGGTCTTTCACTGGTACGGGCCATGAATATTCAGAATGATATGAACACGCCGATTTTGATGGAGGCGGCCCGGGTGAGCCAAAAATATGGACTGCCACTGACAGGCGGCGGCCTTGTCGAGGCGCCGATGGACTATATCGCAGATATGATCCGCGGCTTTTCGGCCATGACCATGGATATCCGGAGACAGCCAGAAAAGGTGGCGGCAGCCGCCGAGGCGGTTATGCCGCTGATGGACCGCCTGGCAGCGCAGCTTCCGGCAGTGCCAGGCAAGCTGATCAGTATGCCGCTCCATATGCCGGTATTTATGCGGGAAAAGGACTTCGCGAAGCTGTGGTGGCCAAGCTTTAAAACGCTGGTGGAACGAATGGCCGTAAGAGGACAGTATATGCGCATTTATTTTGAAGGGGACTGGACGCGCTACTATGACTATCTTCAGGACTTACCAAAAGGCCGTATACTTGGCGTTTTTGAATACATGGACCATCAGCTGGCCAAGGACAAGCTGGGTAAGGTCATGTGCATTACCGGCGGCTACGATGTATCATTGCTGCAGTACGGAACACGGCAGGCAGTCATTGATGAAGCCAAAAAGCAGATGGATATTCTGGCGCCGGGTGGCGGCTATATTTTCACGGTTTCCAAGGGCATTACCTATCCCAACGACGGAACCCCTGAAAATGTTAAGGCGTTGTACGATTTTGTGGAAGATTATGGAAAATACTAG
- a CDS encoding uroporphyrinogen decarboxylase family protein: MESNLQKMTEERNELYTDVRAGKIPKRVPINLNMDGAAALEYAGYDLNKHQYDVKYLIGAMERAAQDFESDNLGVTAVRFAHFYKILGARHFVMGADGFLQHPEIAAMDPKEYDALIAEPYKFLWDCVIPRLYTELDRPWPLSSSALAKGFHTFYSTMGQIGAAKNGLCLKYGKSNLGGPFAQTDAPFDFIADLLRSFTGMMMDIRRVPDKVVAACEAILPLMIKAGAKGTPEKAGGCMIPLHMAPYMKEKDFERFYWPTFKKLVEELVKTNTNVSIFLEHDFTRFLDYIRELPAGCQLMAEFGDPKVFKEKLGDKFILTGFYPLSMLKTGTMDEIQDKAKEIIDVLAPGGRYIFSLDKSILRVSDVEIDKYQALLRFVKEYAVY, from the coding sequence ATGGAGAGTAATTTACAGAAAATGACAGAAGAGCGCAATGAGCTTTATACGGACGTGCGCGCCGGTAAAATACCAAAGCGGGTGCCCATCAATCTGAACATGGATGGCGCGGCGGCCTTAGAGTACGCCGGATACGACCTTAATAAACACCAGTATGACGTAAAATATCTGATCGGCGCCATGGAGAGGGCCGCCCAGGATTTTGAGAGTGACAATCTCGGCGTAACCGCGGTTCGGTTTGCACATTTTTATAAAATTTTGGGGGCGCGGCACTTTGTGATGGGCGCAGATGGCTTTTTACAGCACCCTGAGATTGCGGCCATGGACCCGAAGGAATACGATGCGCTGATCGCAGAGCCCTACAAATTTTTGTGGGACTGCGTGATTCCCAGACTTTATACAGAGCTGGACAGGCCATGGCCCTTATCCTCGTCAGCACTGGCCAAGGGCTTTCACACCTTTTACAGCACCATGGGGCAGATAGGGGCAGCGAAAAACGGGCTGTGCCTGAAATACGGCAAGTCAAATCTAGGCGGCCCTTTCGCCCAGACAGACGCCCCCTTTGATTTTATAGCGGACCTGCTGAGATCCTTCACGGGTATGATGATGGATATCCGCCGCGTACCGGACAAGGTGGTGGCAGCCTGTGAGGCCATCCTGCCGCTGATGATCAAGGCTGGCGCCAAGGGGACACCAGAAAAGGCGGGCGGCTGTATGATCCCGCTGCACATGGCGCCCTATATGAAAGAAAAGGATTTTGAGCGCTTTTACTGGCCAACCTTTAAAAAGCTCGTGGAAGAGCTGGTAAAGACCAATACGAACGTTTCAATTTTCCTTGAACATGATTTCACGCGCTTTCTCGACTATATTCGTGAGCTGCCCGCAGGGTGTCAGCTGATGGCGGAGTTCGGAGACCCGAAGGTCTTTAAGGAAAAGCTGGGAGATAAGTTTATACTGACCGGCTTCTATCCGCTGTCGATGCTGAAAACAGGAACAATGGATGAAATTCAGGATAAGGCTAAAGAGATCATTGATGTGCTGGCGCCCGGAGGGCGTTATATCTTCAGCCTGGACAAATCCATTCTCAGGGTCAGTGATGTGGAAATTGATAAATATCAGGCGCTGCTGCGCTTTGTGAAGGAATACGCGGTTTATTAG
- a CDS encoding 3'-5' exonuclease codes for MKSMLCQFKKVQTKPLPHILKVMNISEKKLFELFEMWINQGNITPVHPVFKELKKRRDAEIKRKRQEKQELELLKYKELRQRKYSNKQIAREMHYPYDKLNSFLKKWYNTLRRQGLSNEAIAIELNASKAELKPIILAYEERQRMHEEMRKRRIAENKRYARTHLKRIREDLKGPSEYFIFDTEAVQCPDELIEIAVIDCKGATVYNSLVKPSHKINWRISSLTGITNQMVMDKPSIHQVMRDLHDLIAGKTLMSWGIDYDSILLKKSTDFTGIDLDCKFCCAQKIHMGLVEDINQIALQRAADCDMQNHRALDDCKLVLDVLRKDIDIIDSKSPNFKPRTASESNSASTIFVPRPEPLAATT; via the coding sequence ATGAAATCTATGCTATGCCAATTTAAAAAAGTTCAGACAAAACCCCTTCCTCATATTCTTAAAGTGATGAACATCAGCGAAAAAAAGCTTTTTGAACTCTTTGAAATGTGGATTAATCAGGGAAACATCACACCTGTTCATCCGGTTTTTAAAGAGCTCAAGAAAAGGCGCGACGCCGAAATCAAGAGAAAACGCCAGGAAAAACAGGAGCTTGAGCTTTTAAAGTACAAGGAGCTGCGCCAGCGGAAATACTCAAACAAACAAATCGCGAGAGAAATGCACTACCCCTATGACAAGCTCAATTCCTTTTTGAAAAAATGGTACAATACTCTCCGGCGCCAAGGTCTCAGCAACGAGGCCATCGCCATAGAATTAAACGCCAGCAAAGCTGAGCTGAAGCCCATTATCCTGGCCTATGAAGAACGTCAGCGCATGCATGAGGAAATGCGCAAGCGCCGTATTGCGGAAAACAAACGCTATGCCCGAACCCATCTCAAGCGTATCCGCGAAGACCTGAAAGGACCCTCCGAATACTTTATTTTTGATACTGAGGCTGTCCAGTGCCCGGATGAGCTCATCGAGATTGCCGTCATTGACTGTAAAGGCGCCACGGTGTATAACAGCCTGGTAAAGCCCAGCCATAAAATCAACTGGCGCATCAGCTCGCTTACCGGTATCACCAACCAGATGGTGATGGACAAACCCTCCATTCATCAGGTTATGCGCGACCTGCACGACCTTATTGCCGGAAAAACACTCATGTCCTGGGGCATTGACTATGACTCTATCCTGCTGAAAAAATCCACTGACTTCACCGGTATCGACCTTGACTGCAAATTCTGCTGCGCCCAAAAAATTCATATGGGGCTGGTGGAAGACATCAATCAAATCGCGCTCCAAAGGGCAGCTGACTGTGATATGCAGAACCACCGCGCGCTGGACGACTGCAAGCTTGTACTGGATGTGCTCAGAAAAGATATCGACATAATTGACAGCAAGTCACCTAACTTCAAGCCGCGCACCGCTTCCGAAAGCAACAGCGCCAGCACGATCTTTGTTCCGAGACCGGAACCACTGGCTGCAACTACCTAG
- a CDS encoding FtsX-like permease family protein — translation MKLFFLACKNLKQNYGFYLLYFLSVTLVLAVYSCFKAFSMNTLILEKISEDGRVEAMTSVVSVILMAFVLFYMVYSNSFFTKRRMGELGVYALLGFRKTRVMGLLFFENLLIISAALLSGLFIGSLLHKGVVLLLSAFLDLKIDLSSVLLFNPDALLQTTLFIAAVLLFLLLSNGAILRKVRILSMVRLEKKSEKPLKLSPVSAGMGLVFLASGYGLAFNITAGVRSLWVTVGFLPMAGLTFLLVTIGTVFFIRSFLPFGVQSIRRCEKWFYRPDTIVVLPKFVHRIRSNARMLILLTLLSAATLGILGSTLCTYSFSEQGLSRITPAALEFPGENQQKVSEALDLIRRCHAQEDYQVIETRLLLAASDSPDLPDFEYARKNNGAHFALMRQSDYNRRMTAMKKPVILSLSQNEAVLVRYLSGSDPLAGTVYDLTLPDGATQRIQIDRTTLENATGFANEGVGTLIVSDALYAVLAQSGLEAASVVSIFGGSLSEDSATAQALAPLFEGDYRFASACLKKDEFLIASSPNLLLTAFGALIFFIAMGCILYFKSLSDTRYDLKDFEILKKLGYQKKALHRIIGKQNLILFSIPCVLGGLHSFFALQCYNALMPQIISGTALLQPFILSYALYLLVFALYYILTQLACCHVADNA, via the coding sequence ATGAAACTCTTTTTTCTTGCCTGTAAAAACCTGAAACAAAATTATGGCTTCTATCTGCTGTATTTTCTATCAGTCACCCTCGTTCTCGCTGTCTACAGCTGCTTTAAAGCCTTTTCCATGAATACCTTAATCCTGGAAAAAATATCTGAGGACGGACGGGTCGAGGCCATGACCAGCGTGGTCTCCGTTATTCTCATGGCCTTTGTTCTGTTCTATATGGTCTATTCCAACAGCTTCTTCACAAAGCGGCGCATGGGAGAGCTCGGTGTCTACGCTCTGCTCGGCTTTCGAAAGACCCGAGTCATGGGCCTGCTCTTCTTTGAAAACCTTCTGATCATCTCTGCTGCTCTGCTCTCCGGCCTTTTCATCGGCAGCCTTCTCCACAAGGGTGTGGTTCTTCTGCTTTCCGCCTTTCTGGATTTGAAAATTGATCTGTCGTCCGTTCTGCTTTTTAATCCTGACGCCCTGCTGCAAACCACGCTTTTCATCGCTGCTGTTCTGCTTTTTCTGCTCTTGTCAAACGGCGCCATTTTAAGAAAGGTCCGTATTTTATCAATGGTGAGACTTGAGAAGAAAAGCGAAAAGCCCCTGAAACTGAGCCCCGTATCCGCTGGTATGGGACTGGTATTCCTGGCTTCTGGCTACGGTCTGGCCTTCAATATTACCGCCGGTGTCCGTTCACTCTGGGTAACTGTTGGATTTCTGCCCATGGCAGGGCTGACTTTTCTTCTCGTAACCATCGGAACGGTTTTCTTTATACGCTCCTTTCTGCCCTTTGGCGTCCAGAGTATCCGCCGGTGCGAAAAATGGTTTTACAGACCCGACACCATTGTGGTTTTACCAAAATTTGTGCACCGCATCCGCAGCAACGCGCGTATGCTCATTTTGCTCACCCTGCTCTCCGCCGCCACCCTTGGTATACTGGGCTCCACGCTCTGCACCTACTCCTTTTCAGAGCAGGGGCTTTCCAGAATCACACCCGCTGCCCTTGAGTTTCCCGGAGAAAACCAACAAAAAGTGTCCGAAGCCCTCGATCTCATCCGCCGCTGCCATGCCCAGGAAGATTATCAGGTCATTGAAACCCGTCTGCTCCTCGCCGCCTCCGATTCGCCGGATCTTCCGGATTTTGAGTACGCCCGAAAAAACAACGGCGCACACTTTGCCCTTATGCGTCAGTCCGACTACAACCGCCGTATGACCGCCATGAAAAAACCCGTTATTTTGTCCCTCTCCCAAAATGAAGCGGTCCTCGTCCGCTATCTAAGCGGCAGCGATCCGCTTGCCGGCACCGTCTATGATCTGACCCTGCCAGACGGAGCCACACAGCGCATCCAAATAGATAGAACCACCCTGGAGAATGCCACTGGCTTTGCCAACGAAGGCGTGGGAACGCTCATTGTCTCAGATGCCCTCTACGCCGTTTTGGCTCAGTCAGGCCTAGAAGCGGCCTCTGTTGTCAGTATTTTTGGCGGCAGCCTGTCAGAGGATTCCGCCACCGCCCAAGCTCTTGCGCCGCTTTTCGAGGGTGACTACCGTTTTGCCAGCGCCTGTCTTAAAAAGGATGAATTTTTGATCGCCAGCAGCCCAAACCTGCTTTTAACCGCCTTTGGCGCATTGATATTCTTTATTGCCATGGGCTGTATCCTTTATTTTAAAAGCCTTTCTGACACCCGCTATGACCTGAAGGATTTCGAGATTTTAAAAAAGCTGGGCTATCAAAAAAAGGCGCTGCACCGGATTATCGGAAAACAGAACCTGATTCTTTTCAGCATTCCCTGCGTTCTCGGTGGACTGCACAGCTTTTTTGCCTTGCAGTGCTACAATGCCCTTATGCCGCAAATCATCAGCGGTACAGCCCTTCTGCAGCCTTTTATACTGTCCTATGCGCTGTACCTGCTCGTTTTTGCACTGTACTATATCCTCACACAATTGGCCTGCTGCCACGTCGCAGACAATGCCTGA
- a CDS encoding ATP-binding protein: MKNHYLNSQLLLMINQLLLTVFLCWEFRLHLDFGADALMPMAVIFLTDLGAVLIQLQNYRSNAFLRRYTLVLVFITWCMLFLRLELRVFADLGLLLYALLPLVLSWFFLNFIFQDSAYTGRRPILYLQLALALLTLVNLPNPRLFNLLLAVQWLFSTGAFGTILLVNRKRSRYFFRQERRSLLISMLLILFPAVFYSLAFRHSPVFLSNTGLYVLIGLPLISVQRILKNSRESAATGRPPVASLSLLALGAAAVLSLLGWFFSLPLIAIFILLHTALCFVLLCYFYTTYQTLSHSGRNTAALYRDPLIWLNREERLKKAFSDYLHDAVLQDLLSVKNLTAKADRPEIRALITSTLDQLNTSIRNEMQEYSPALLRSMTLKENYERLLEGIAETYPLRKVQVQLVCPDDLFLIEPYNRIVFRLIKELVNNAYKHSDAAEISVSLTLKDRCIRLSVLDNGTGFTALPADLFNHKGLVSVSETLTAAGGELRITPNQPSGLCATALLPVKGDISYENFID; the protein is encoded by the coding sequence ATGAAAAACCACTATCTCAACTCACAGCTGCTGCTTATGATCAACCAACTGCTTCTGACCGTTTTTTTATGCTGGGAGTTCCGGCTTCATCTGGATTTTGGCGCTGATGCGCTGATGCCCATGGCTGTCATTTTTCTGACAGATCTCGGCGCCGTCCTCATCCAGCTTCAAAACTACCGCAGCAATGCCTTTTTAAGGCGCTACACTCTGGTTCTGGTCTTTATCACCTGGTGTATGCTTTTCCTGAGGCTGGAGCTCCGGGTTTTCGCAGACCTCGGCCTCCTGCTCTATGCGCTTCTGCCGCTGGTTCTATCCTGGTTCTTCCTGAATTTTATTTTTCAGGACTCTGCCTACACGGGCAGGCGGCCCATTCTGTATCTTCAGCTGGCACTTGCCCTGCTGACACTGGTAAATCTTCCAAACCCCCGCCTCTTTAATCTGCTTCTGGCTGTTCAGTGGCTGTTCAGCACCGGAGCCTTTGGCACCATTCTTCTGGTTAACAGAAAAAGAAGCCGGTACTTTTTCAGACAGGAGCGCCGCAGTCTGCTGATTTCTATGCTGCTGATCCTCTTTCCCGCGGTTTTTTACAGCCTTGCTTTCAGGCACAGCCCTGTCTTTCTGTCCAACACTGGGCTCTATGTTCTTATAGGCCTGCCGCTTATCAGCGTTCAAAGGATTTTAAAAAACAGCCGGGAGAGCGCCGCCACTGGCCGTCCTCCTGTGGCCTCCTTGTCCCTCCTCGCCCTTGGTGCAGCGGCTGTCCTGTCGCTGCTCGGCTGGTTTTTCTCGCTGCCGCTCATCGCCATTTTTATTTTGCTGCACACAGCCCTTTGCTTTGTCCTGCTCTGTTATTTTTACACCACCTATCAAACGCTGTCGCATTCCGGCAGAAATACCGCCGCGCTTTACAGGGACCCTCTCATCTGGCTTAACCGGGAGGAGCGCCTGAAAAAAGCATTTTCAGACTATCTGCACGACGCAGTCCTTCAGGATCTTTTATCTGTCAAAAACCTGACTGCCAAAGCGGACCGTCCCGAGATCAGAGCCTTGATCACCAGCACCCTGGATCAGCTTAACACCTCGATCCGCAATGAAATGCAGGAGTACTCACCGGCGCTGCTGCGTTCAATGACACTGAAGGAAAACTACGAAAGGCTGCTGGAAGGCATTGCTGAAACCTACCCTTTAAGAAAGGTGCAGGTTCAGCTGGTCTGTCCGGATGACCTCTTTCTCATCGAGCCCTACAACCGCATTGTTTTCCGTCTGATAAAAGAGCTGGTGAACAACGCGTACAAGCACTCTGACGCGGCAGAAATCAGCGTCAGCTTAACACTGAAAGACCGCTGCATCCGCCTGTCTGTCCTCGACAACGGAACCGGCTTCACTGCGCTGCCTGCCGACCTTTTCAACCACAAGGGCCTTGTTTCTGTTTCCGAGACCCTCACCGCGGCCGGCGGCGAGCTGCGAATCACCCCAAACCAGCCCTCCGGCCTCTGCGCCACTGCGCTTCTCCCCGTGAAAGGAGATATTTCCTATGAAAATTTTATTGATTGA
- a CDS encoding MFS transporter, protein MNDTRGKLSNFVKFSYGFADVGFQMMVTLSNSYLLIFFTDVAGISAVTAGIIMTVGRIIDTISVPILGPFIEKSHLPWGKYRSWLFIGAICIFITNAILFVNLSFLPQVALIAVGAVVYAVFCISTNVAYIGYTSMNSSLTDDPKEKVQLSTFRGQGAAIGKIIAGWTLIPMIYFFGGADAYTEQGFLVTAVLVGLMIVFTYLTLFFATKDRKVMSSKEEIKDAKNNGPSVRDMLRQIVTTRPLLLLFLTDVTRILASLLVFSMFPYFFKYVVNDPAKVAVFFGSVNILLFIGATLVPFITKKLSKRTTYMCGNAVMAVCFVLMFLNSGNPTLVTVLASIGYLGYSLGNVVNTAMYADIVDFGEYRTGKNARAAIFSVFQLSIKVAAVFSTSIAAFGLASTGFQAGVEPTTQVVSGINMISMLLPAGLLLVGIVFLFFYNINEKELPEMRETIMSRKK, encoded by the coding sequence ATGAATGATACGAGAGGAAAACTGAGTAATTTTGTGAAATTTTCCTATGGCTTTGCGGATGTTGGATTCCAGATGATGGTAACCTTGTCAAATTCCTATCTGCTGATCTTTTTTACCGACGTCGCGGGTATTTCAGCGGTAACGGCAGGGATTATTATGACCGTAGGGCGGATTATCGACACCATCAGTGTTCCGATTTTGGGACCTTTTATCGAAAAAAGCCATCTGCCATGGGGCAAGTACCGATCATGGCTGTTTATCGGTGCGATTTGTATTTTTATCACCAACGCGATTTTATTTGTGAATCTGAGCTTTTTGCCCCAGGTAGCACTGATTGCGGTAGGCGCAGTCGTCTATGCTGTGTTCTGCATCTCAACAAATGTGGCTTACATTGGCTATACGTCCATGAACTCATCGCTGACCGACGATCCAAAGGAAAAGGTACAGCTTTCTACCTTCCGCGGCCAGGGGGCTGCCATCGGTAAAATTATTGCCGGCTGGACACTGATCCCGATGATTTACTTCTTCGGCGGCGCGGACGCTTATACGGAACAGGGTTTCTTGGTGACAGCTGTTTTGGTGGGGCTGATGATCGTCTTTACCTATCTGACCCTTTTCTTTGCAACCAAGGACCGTAAGGTGATGAGCAGCAAGGAAGAAATCAAGGATGCAAAGAATAACGGGCCTTCCGTAAGGGATATGCTCAGGCAGATCGTGACAACACGGCCGCTATTGCTCCTTTTCCTGACCGATGTTACCCGGATTCTGGCCAGTCTTTTGGTATTTTCAATGTTCCCGTATTTCTTTAAATATGTGGTCAATGACCCGGCCAAGGTCGCGGTGTTCTTCGGTTCCGTCAATATTCTTTTGTTTATTGGGGCGACACTGGTACCGTTTATCACCAAAAAGCTCAGCAAGAGAACAACCTATATGTGTGGTAATGCCGTGATGGCCGTGTGCTTTGTGCTGATGTTCTTAAACAGCGGGAATCCGACACTGGTGACCGTGCTGGCATCCATCGGGTACCTTGGCTACTCCCTTGGGAATGTTGTGAATACTGCCATGTATGCGGACATTGTGGATTTCGGCGAATACAGAACCGGCAAGAATGCCAGGGCGGCTATTTTCAGTGTATTCCAGCTGTCCATTAAGGTCGCTGCGGTCTTTTCGACCAGTATTGCGGCCTTTGGGCTGGCGTCAACAGGATTCCAGGCCGGGGTTGAACCAACGACTCAGGTGGTAAGCGGCATTAACATGATTTCAATGCTGCTGCCGGCAGGTTTACTCCTGGTTGGTATTGTGTTCTTGTTTTTCTACAATATCAATGAAAAAGAGCTGCCGGAAATGCGTGAAACAATTATGAGCCGGAAAAAATAA
- a CDS encoding response regulator transcription factor translates to MKILLIDDHALFAKSLEIVLEDAPEIEDFTTLQDPSEAAAQIRRLQPDMLLLDINLDTVSNEDGITLASSLKQEFPGLKLVFLTGYDLPVYRHAAEKLGACGFLNKNLDPDKLLESLIQIDRGALVFPRTAEYIEELTATETKILQLLSEGYKRRAIADRLYSSERTVSNHIQHIFDKLGVSSSLEAVTKGIKLGYIRPSFHKK, encoded by the coding sequence ATGAAAATTTTATTGATTGATGACCACGCCCTTTTTGCCAAAAGCCTTGAAATTGTTTTGGAGGATGCGCCCGAAATCGAGGACTTCACAACGCTTCAGGATCCATCGGAGGCTGCCGCACAGATACGCCGGCTTCAGCCGGACATGCTTCTCCTCGATATCAACCTCGACACGGTCAGCAATGAGGACGGCATCACGCTGGCTTCCAGCCTTAAACAGGAATTTCCCGGCCTGAAGCTTGTATTCTTAACCGGCTATGACCTGCCCGTTTACCGCCACGCCGCCGAAAAGCTGGGCGCCTGCGGTTTTTTAAACAAAAATCTTGATCCTGACAAGCTGCTCGAAAGCCTGATTCAAATTGACAGGGGCGCCCTTGTTTTTCCCAGAACAGCCGAGTACATCGAGGAGCTGACCGCAACAGAAACAAAGATTCTACAGCTTTTGTCTGAGGGGTATAAGCGCAGAGCCATCGCTGACAGGCTTTACTCCAGTGAGCGTACAGTTTCAAACCACATCCAGCATATTTTTGACAAGCTCGGCGTTTCTTCCTCTCTCGAGGCTGTTACAAAAGGCATAAAGCTGGGCTATATCCGCCCCTCTTTCCATAAAAAATAA
- a CDS encoding ABC transporter ATP-binding protein: MSVLLNAQNLTKYYDKNQPPALDHVSFKVASGEFLGIMGASGSGKTTLLNVLSTIDVPSEGRITLGGVDIQDLKDNAAADFRRDRLGFIFQEYFLLDSLTVQENIAVPLTLIGTPAHKVDTMVRKLAARFGIASFLNKYPAQLSGGQRQRTAAARALVKNPAILFADEPTGALDSASAAALLTKLSEVNVDLKTTILMVTHDAYAASFANRILIFKDGRIVRALHRKDQTPAHFHSQILAAVSALGQ, from the coding sequence ATGTCTGTTTTACTGAACGCACAAAATCTGACAAAATACTATGATAAAAACCAGCCGCCAGCTCTAGATCACGTCTCATTCAAGGTCGCCTCCGGCGAGTTTCTGGGGATTATGGGCGCCTCGGGCTCTGGAAAAACCACGCTGCTCAATGTCCTTTCCACCATTGATGTCCCCTCCGAGGGGCGTATCACCCTCGGCGGTGTTGATATTCAGGACCTGAAGGACAACGCTGCCGCCGACTTCCGGCGTGACCGACTTGGGTTTATCTTTCAGGAATATTTTCTGCTCGACAGCCTGACTGTGCAGGAAAACATCGCCGTACCGCTGACGCTCATCGGCACTCCAGCCCACAAGGTTGACACAATGGTTCGGAAGCTGGCAGCGCGTTTTGGCATTGCCTCTTTCCTGAACAAGTATCCCGCCCAGCTTTCCGGCGGACAGCGCCAGAGAACTGCCGCCGCAAGGGCTTTGGTTAAGAATCCGGCCATCCTCTTTGCTGACGAGCCCACAGGGGCTCTGGATTCCGCCTCGGCCGCCGCGCTGCTGACAAAGCTCAGCGAAGTAAACGTCGATCTTAAGACCACCATTCTCATGGTGACTCACGACGCCTATGCCGCCAGCTTTGCAAACCGGATCCTTATCTTTAAGGATGGCCGTATCGTCAGGGCATTACACCGCAAGGATCAGACACCTGCCCATTTTCACAGCCAGATTCTTGCCGCTGTCTCAGCCTTAGGACAATAG